A genomic region of Nostoc sp. UHCC 0702 contains the following coding sequences:
- a CDS encoding GNAT family N-acetyltransferase, with protein sequence MTSWFFEPHYQQPIASAAEQAPRQFHIRAATAADLTGIAQIIAESFHSQDGFWGWAFPLLRLGIYEDFRHRLSSPTPHHVCLVAVDTTTAANKLIGTVELGVRFADSWIQVGKSFPYLSNLAVHPQYRRYGVASRLLMSCQQISQEWGFQDLYLHVLENNYQARQLYFKLGYRVHTVESNWNTFFIRRSQQILLHKNLKVDSTN encoded by the coding sequence TTGACATCCTGGTTTTTTGAGCCTCACTACCAACAGCCAATTGCATCTGCCGCAGAGCAAGCTCCTCGCCAATTCCACATTCGTGCTGCGACAGCTGCTGATTTGACTGGTATTGCCCAAATTATTGCTGAAAGCTTTCACTCCCAAGATGGTTTCTGGGGATGGGCTTTTCCATTATTACGTTTGGGTATTTATGAAGACTTCAGGCATCGCTTGTCCTCACCTACACCGCATCACGTTTGTTTGGTTGCTGTTGACACTACTACTGCGGCTAATAAGTTAATAGGAACTGTAGAACTGGGTGTGCGTTTCGCTGATTCGTGGATACAAGTTGGCAAAAGTTTTCCCTATTTGTCTAATTTAGCTGTTCATCCTCAATATCGAAGGTATGGTGTGGCATCTCGGTTACTTATGAGCTGTCAACAAATTTCACAAGAATGGGGATTTCAAGACTTGTACCTCCACGTTTTAGAAAATAACTATCAAGCACGACAGCTTTATTTCAAGCTCGGATATAGAGTTCATACAGTGGAATCTAACTGGAATACATTTTTTATAAGACGCTCTCAACAAATTTTATTACATAAAAATTTGAAAGTTGATTCAACGAATTGA